In Defluviimonas aquaemixtae, the sequence CAGCCAGCCCGAAGGCGACCCCGGCCGTCTTGACCATTCCGAATGTTGTCATTTCACACTCCCTGTTTGCTTGGTTGTCCGGGTTTTCCCGATTGCGATACGACCAGCCGCTCCGGAAACAGACCCTGAGGCCGCCAGAGCAGCATGCCGACGATGACCGATCCGATCAGAATGTACTGAATCGAGCCGGTGTAAAGCTGCGCCTCGATCGGCGCGAAGCGTGACAGCGCCCAACCGCTCGCCGTCCAGGCGCCCCAGATGAGGAACGCCCCCATAACAGCCCCACGGTTGTTGCCCGCACCCCCGACGATCAGCATGGCCCAGATCTGGAACGTCAGCGTGGGCAGCACGTCCTGCGGGCTGACGAAGGCGTAGAAGGTGGCGTAGAGCCCGCCCGACAGGCCCATGATCACCGATCCGGTGATGAAGGATGTCAGCCGTATTCGGGCGGGAGACTTGCCGAGCGACCGTGCCGCATCTTCATCTTCGCGGATTGCACGCAGGAGGCGGCCGAAGGGCGAGTGGACGACGTGCTGGAGAAATCGATAGACCGCAATGAGGATGATCAGGACGACGCAGAGAAAGAAGAGGTTGTAGGCGAAGCCGTCGCCGAACCAGCCCCTAAGAGGTCGTTCAAACCCGCGCAGGCCCTTCGCGCCGCCCGAGAAGCATTCGGCGTTGCGCATGATATTCTCGAAGGTGACGGCGATGCCGAAAGTGGCGATGGCGAGGTAGTCGTGGCGGAGGCGCAGCGTGAGGGCGCCGACAATCCATGCCAAGAGCCCCGCCGCCAGGGCGCCGCCGG encodes:
- a CDS encoding branched-chain amino acid ABC transporter permease codes for the protein MIGVLSYAVFFTTVASILAIAVLGLNLQWGNTGLFNGGVVAFFGAGAYGTLILGGTPQADHFGGFNVLYPLALAGGALAAGLLAWIVGALTLRLRHDYLAIATFGIAVTFENIMRNAECFSGGAKGLRGFERPLRGWFGDGFAYNLFFLCVVLIILIAVYRFLQHVVHSPFGRLLRAIREDEDAARSLGKSPARIRLTSFITGSVIMGLSGGLYATFYAFVSPQDVLPTLTFQIWAMLIVGGAGNNRGAVMGAFLIWGAWTASGWALSRFAPIEAQLYTGSIQYILIGSVIVGMLLWRPQGLFPERLVVSQSGKPGQPSKQGV